In the genome of Coraliomargarita algicola, one region contains:
- the nuoD gene encoding NADH dehydrogenase (quinone) subunit D, with protein MATTTKEISIGDLGARSSEAEPTLQGETMALNVGPSHPTTHGVLRLKMELDGDIVKSCDPVLGYLHRGDEKIAENMTYNQFVPYTDRLDYLAPLANNVAYAMAVEKLAALEVPDRCQAIRVLCCELARVSSHLLGIGVYGMDAGAWTVFMYTFTEREKLYTLFEELTGARFTTSYTRIGGVARDIPDGWLGRVLEFCKGVLPVLDQVDKLLTRNRIFMDRTVGVGVISKEDAISYGLTGPNLRACGVDLDLRKDKPYLGYDQFDFEVPVGTTGDCYDRYMMRAEEVRQSVSIIRQCIDQFPEGSYYAEEAKKIFAPQKAKVLTSMEELIQNFMIVTEGPQIPAGEVYFEAENPKGALGFFIVSKGGGVPYRLKIRGPSFCSLSILEKLIPGHYMTDITVILGSLDFVMGECDR; from the coding sequence ATGGCTACGACCACAAAAGAAATTTCGATCGGCGATCTCGGTGCCCGCAGCAGTGAGGCAGAACCTACGCTGCAAGGGGAGACCATGGCGTTGAATGTCGGTCCCTCGCACCCGACCACGCACGGCGTGCTACGCTTGAAGATGGAGCTCGACGGCGACATCGTTAAGAGTTGCGATCCGGTGCTCGGCTACTTGCACCGTGGTGACGAGAAGATCGCTGAGAACATGACTTATAATCAGTTTGTGCCTTATACAGACCGATTGGATTATCTCGCACCTTTGGCCAATAACGTGGCTTACGCGATGGCCGTTGAAAAACTGGCGGCACTGGAAGTGCCGGACCGTTGCCAAGCGATTCGCGTGCTTTGTTGCGAGCTCGCGCGTGTGTCTTCGCACTTGTTGGGCATTGGCGTATACGGGATGGATGCCGGTGCATGGACGGTGTTTATGTATACTTTTACCGAGCGTGAAAAATTATACACACTGTTCGAAGAATTGACCGGTGCACGTTTCACCACCAGTTACACTCGGATTGGTGGGGTCGCGCGTGATATTCCCGATGGTTGGTTAGGGCGTGTGCTGGAGTTTTGTAAGGGCGTCCTACCAGTATTGGATCAAGTGGATAAATTGCTCACGCGTAATCGTATCTTCATGGATCGTACGGTCGGTGTGGGGGTGATTTCTAAGGAAGATGCCATCTCCTATGGACTGACCGGGCCGAACTTACGGGCCTGTGGTGTCGACCTCGACTTGCGCAAAGATAAGCCTTACCTCGGTTACGATCAATTTGATTTTGAAGTGCCCGTTGGCACCACCGGGGATTGTTATGATCGCTACATGATGCGCGCTGAGGAGGTGCGCCAAAGTGTAAGCATTATACGGCAATGTATCGATCAGTTTCCTGAAGGCAGTTATTATGCAGAGGAGGCGAAGAAGATTTTTGCACCACAAAAAGCTAAGGTGCTCACCAGCATGGAAGAGCTGATCCAGAATTTCATGATTGTGACCGAGGGGCCACAGATCCCTGCTGGTGAGGTTTACTTTGAGGCGGAAAACCCTAAGGGTGCTTTGGGCTTCTTTATCGTTTCCAAGGGGGGCGGGGTGCCTTACCGTCTGAAGATCCGAGGTCCATCTTTTTGCAGCCTGAGTATTCTGGAGAAGTTGATCCCCGGCCACTACATGACCGATATCACTGTGATTCTCGGTTCGTTGGACTTCGTGATGGGGGAATGTGACAGATAG
- the nuoF gene encoding NADH-quinone oxidoreductase subunit NuoF produces MAPQETRLIFKHIDEEGYTNDIDCYVKNGGYEQLKKAVTMKPEDICAEVLTSGVRGRGGAGFPAGMKWKFLDRKSGKPIYLVCNADESEPGTFKDRQIIHQDPHQLIEGMMCAAFAIQAKLAFIYIRGEFFQGYKILERAIEEAREKNFLGDNILGSGYSCDIIVHRGAGAYICGEETGLIESLEGFRANPRIKPPYFPAALGAYQCPTIVNNVETLCDVKHIIEMGGEGFAKIGTPGNTGTRIWCVSGHVQKPGYYEFACSDVTLGQLIYDVCGGLKPGRKLKAVIPGGSSAKILRADERFTGKLKDGTEFDWGIEDIPMDFDSLAAVGSMSGSGGVIVMDDTTDMVEALANINYFYAHESCGQCTPCREGVPWMRKVTQRMVDGEAREEDADLLKSIADQIAGRTICAFGEAASWPVQSFIAKFKDEFVEKAKEQAARRKEGKEVAKETTLI; encoded by the coding sequence ATGGCACCACAAGAAACCAGATTAATTTTCAAACATATCGACGAAGAAGGGTATACCAACGACATCGATTGTTATGTGAAAAACGGCGGCTACGAGCAGCTTAAGAAGGCTGTGACGATGAAGCCGGAAGACATCTGCGCGGAGGTGCTCACTTCTGGTGTCCGTGGTCGTGGCGGTGCCGGATTCCCCGCGGGTATGAAGTGGAAGTTTCTCGACCGCAAGTCGGGCAAGCCCATCTACCTCGTCTGTAATGCCGACGAATCGGAGCCGGGCACTTTTAAAGACCGTCAAATCATTCATCAGGACCCACACCAGCTGATCGAAGGCATGATGTGTGCCGCTTTTGCGATTCAGGCGAAGCTGGCATTCATCTATATTCGAGGTGAGTTTTTCCAAGGCTATAAGATCCTCGAACGCGCAATCGAAGAAGCGCGCGAGAAAAATTTCCTGGGCGATAACATTTTGGGCTCGGGGTATTCCTGCGATATCATTGTGCACCGTGGAGCTGGGGCTTACATTTGCGGCGAAGAAACTGGATTGATTGAGTCTTTAGAAGGCTTTCGTGCCAATCCGCGCATTAAACCACCATACTTTCCTGCGGCACTGGGTGCCTATCAGTGCCCGACCATTGTAAATAATGTGGAAACTCTTTGTGACGTGAAGCACATCATCGAGATGGGCGGCGAAGGCTTTGCGAAGATCGGCACACCTGGTAATACCGGCACCCGTATCTGGTGTGTTTCCGGTCATGTGCAAAAGCCGGGCTACTATGAATTTGCCTGCTCGGATGTGACGCTGGGGCAACTTATTTACGACGTGTGCGGTGGCCTCAAGCCCGGACGTAAGCTCAAGGCAGTGATCCCCGGAGGTTCGTCGGCTAAGATTCTGCGGGCAGATGAGCGCTTTACCGGTAAGCTCAAAGACGGCACCGAGTTTGATTGGGGCATTGAAGATATCCCGATGGATTTCGATAGCTTGGCTGCAGTCGGCTCGATGTCGGGTTCCGGTGGCGTCATCGTGATGGACGACACCACTGATATGGTGGAAGCGCTGGCCAATATTAATTATTTCTACGCCCACGAAAGCTGCGGCCAGTGCACGCCGTGTCGCGAAGGGGTGCCTTGGATGCGTAAAGTCACGCAGCGTATGGTCGACGGCGAAGCTCGCGAGGAGGATGCCGATCTACTCAAATCCATCGCCGATCAGATTGCCGGTCGCACGATTTGTGCCTTTGGTGAGGCGGCCTCGTGGCCGGTGCAAAGTTTTATCGCCAAGTTTAAGGACGAATTCGTCGAGAAAGCTAAAGAGCAAGCCGCCCGTCGTAAAGAGGGTAAGGAAGTCGCGAAGGAGACTACTTTAATTTAG
- a CDS encoding 2Fe-2S iron-sulfur cluster-binding protein, giving the protein MNIQSIVENITINIDGQDVEVPKGINIIEAVKMVGKGKEVPHYCYHPKLSVAGNCRMCMVEMGMPMRDRATGEAILDENGVQKIGWMPKPTIGCATNASPGMHIRTNSEMVKESRNGVTEFLLINHPLDCPICDQAGECRLQEFSAEHGRGYSRFIEKKNVKPKRTTLGPRVTLDDERCILCSRCIRFSKEVAGDDVLGFVDRGTYSTLTCFPGKELSHNYSLNTVDICPVGALTSTDFRFKMRVWFLKRTHSICTESSVGANTEIWSREGKIYRITPRRNDAVNDTWMTDSGRTLYKAIESDDRLTQYTIEGVHKTVDEVAAAAVDLLGSGDVALVASAHSSVEEQFFYKLIAERSAAQVSMVSHYGEGDGLLLSEDRTPNLRGALVTGLIDQLPEADAQLEALARDINSGAVKTILAVNEDLTELGIAKDVLAKVKVIYVGTHANPTSEVANVVIPSLMVFEKDGSFINQSFRIQRFRTAVPGPRGVQPDFAVLEKIAAPLAKEKAAAITLDTVWERMASQLAPLDDSLRWRTLPDDGVALDASAFLDLSFVETKNLKYDPVAFKEAHATAAAGPSATAQEEA; this is encoded by the coding sequence ATGAACATTCAGAGCATCGTCGAAAACATCACCATCAATATTGATGGTCAGGATGTCGAAGTACCTAAAGGTATTAACATCATTGAGGCCGTGAAGATGGTCGGCAAGGGTAAGGAAGTGCCGCACTATTGCTACCATCCGAAACTCTCCGTTGCAGGTAACTGCCGTATGTGCATGGTCGAAATGGGCATGCCGATGCGTGATCGCGCCACAGGCGAGGCGATTCTGGATGAGAATGGAGTGCAAAAGATCGGGTGGATGCCTAAGCCCACCATCGGCTGTGCGACCAATGCTTCGCCGGGCATGCATATCCGCACGAATTCTGAGATGGTGAAGGAGTCGCGCAATGGAGTGACGGAATTCTTATTGATTAATCACCCCTTGGATTGCCCGATTTGCGACCAAGCAGGTGAGTGCCGCTTACAGGAATTTTCCGCTGAGCATGGCCGTGGATATAGCCGCTTTATTGAAAAGAAGAATGTGAAGCCCAAGCGCACGACGCTGGGCCCGCGGGTCACGCTTGATGACGAACGTTGTATCCTTTGTTCACGTTGCATTCGCTTCAGTAAAGAAGTGGCCGGCGACGATGTGCTCGGCTTTGTCGATCGTGGCACTTACTCGACGCTGACATGCTTCCCCGGCAAAGAGCTTTCCCATAATTACTCGCTCAACACGGTGGATATTTGCCCTGTGGGTGCACTCACTAGCACGGACTTCCGCTTTAAGATGCGGGTTTGGTTCCTGAAACGCACGCACAGTATCTGCACCGAAAGCAGCGTGGGCGCTAACACGGAGATCTGGAGCCGGGAAGGTAAAATTTATCGTATCACTCCACGCCGCAATGACGCCGTGAACGATACATGGATGACTGATTCCGGCCGTACGCTGTATAAAGCCATCGAGTCGGATGATCGGTTGACGCAATATACTATAGAGGGCGTTCACAAAACGGTCGATGAAGTGGCCGCGGCAGCTGTCGACTTGCTGGGATCCGGCGATGTGGCGCTTGTGGCGTCCGCGCATAGCTCAGTCGAAGAGCAATTTTTCTACAAATTGATTGCCGAACGCAGCGCTGCTCAGGTTTCCATGGTCAGCCATTATGGTGAAGGGGATGGCTTGTTGTTGTCTGAAGATCGCACTCCCAATCTGCGCGGGGCATTAGTGACGGGTTTGATCGATCAACTGCCCGAGGCAGATGCCCAGCTGGAAGCACTCGCCCGCGATATCAACTCTGGTGCGGTGAAGACGATTTTGGCCGTGAACGAAGATCTGACTGAGTTGGGCATCGCTAAGGACGTCCTTGCCAAGGTAAAAGTCATCTATGTTGGTACTCATGCGAATCCTACCAGTGAGGTGGCTAACGTCGTAATACCATCGCTCATGGTTTTTGAGAAGGACGGCTCATTTATCAATCAGAGCTTCCGCATCCAGCGTTTTAGAACTGCCGTGCCCGGGCCGCGTGGTGTGCAGCCCGACTTTGCGGTGCTTGAAAAAATCGCCGCACCGCTTGCGAAAGAAAAAGCCGCAGCGATCACTCTCGACACCGTTTGGGAACGGATGGCTTCCCAGCTGGCACCACTCGACGATAGCTTACGTTGGCGCACGCTTCCCGACGACGGTGTCGCCCTGGATGCCAGCGCCTTCCTCGATCTCAGTTTCGTTGAAACTAAAAATCTCAAATACGATCCCGTCGCGTTTAAGGAAGCGCACGCTACAGCTGCCGCAGGACCCTCTGCTACGGCACAGGAGGAGGCCTAG
- a CDS encoding complex I subunit 1/NuoH family protein, whose product MEFLDASLPYIMPIVYAILMISVFMGLCSYSVLAERKVSSWIQGRVGPNRTRLPLIGHLPIVGNLMTGLGLFQPVADGLKFLFKEEIVPGHVNKGYYYLAPVVALAPALTTMVVLPFGRYVDAEGIIQPLVLANVDLGMLIILGISSLGVYGVVLAGWSSNSKYPFLGGVRASAQMISYELAMGLALLPVFMWSASPGYYNEAGIFVEGSRYGMSLFGVVQSQQAAWTILWQPLSALLFLVALFAETNRLPFDMAESETDLVGGFHTEYGCFKFGLFFVAEYAHIIMGSGIFVLLFLGGWNFLPWMADPWGTGILGSVLSVAWFMAKVFFMIFFFIWMRWTLPRFRYDQVMSLGWKVLLPLAVANLVFNTIIIALYDTLTR is encoded by the coding sequence ATGGAATTTTTAGACGCATCTCTGCCCTACATCATGCCGATTGTATATGCAATCCTCATGATCTCTGTCTTCATGGGACTTTGTAGCTACTCAGTGCTTGCTGAGCGCAAGGTGTCCAGCTGGATTCAAGGCCGTGTGGGGCCCAATCGCACACGTCTACCGTTGATTGGTCATCTCCCTATTGTGGGGAATCTGATGACAGGATTAGGGCTGTTCCAACCTGTTGCTGACGGACTCAAGTTTCTTTTTAAAGAGGAAATCGTCCCCGGACATGTAAACAAGGGCTACTATTACCTCGCGCCGGTCGTCGCATTGGCACCCGCGTTGACGACGATGGTGGTTTTGCCATTTGGCCGTTATGTCGATGCCGAGGGCATTATTCAGCCATTGGTCTTGGCCAATGTCGACCTCGGCATGTTGATCATTCTCGGGATTTCTTCACTCGGTGTCTATGGCGTCGTGTTGGCGGGTTGGTCTTCCAATAGTAAATATCCGTTTCTGGGGGGCGTGCGTGCTTCTGCGCAAATGATCTCTTACGAGCTCGCCATGGGCTTGGCGCTCTTGCCAGTCTTTATGTGGTCGGCTTCGCCAGGTTATTACAATGAAGCGGGCATCTTTGTTGAGGGGAGCCGCTATGGAATGAGCCTCTTTGGTGTGGTGCAATCACAGCAGGCTGCTTGGACGATTCTTTGGCAGCCACTCTCCGCGCTACTGTTCCTAGTCGCGCTCTTCGCTGAAACCAATCGTTTGCCTTTCGATATGGCCGAGTCCGAAACCGACTTAGTCGGGGGCTTCCATACGGAGTATGGTTGTTTTAAGTTCGGCCTCTTCTTTGTGGCAGAGTATGCTCACATTATTATGGGCTCAGGGATTTTTGTTCTGCTCTTCCTCGGAGGCTGGAATTTCCTTCCGTGGATGGCGGATCCGTGGGGCACTGGCATACTCGGTAGTGTGCTCTCTGTCGCTTGGTTCATGGCCAAAGTCTTTTTCATGATCTTCTTCTTTATTTGGATGCGTTGGACTTTGCCGCGCTTCCGTTACGACCAAGTGATGTCGCTTGGTTGGAAGGTCCTGCTTCCACTCGCCGTTGCTAATTTGGTCTTCAACACCATTATCATCGCCCTTTACGACACACTCACCCGCTAA
- a CDS encoding NuoI/complex I 23 kDa subunit family protein: protein MAKTKVLERKPLSFAEKTFLPQIVTGLKTTFSSMLQKGVTLQYPEERPTIPDNYRGVPTLVKDPNGREKCVSCQLCEFVCPPKAIRITPGAIDAEAEPERAHVEKAPQEFDINMLRCIYCGLCQEVCPEEAIFLQDIFSLSGYSREEMINNKQKLYELGGTLPDKHFKWDKKKAAEATGNAH, encoded by the coding sequence ATGGCTAAGACAAAAGTTCTAGAACGAAAGCCGCTGTCCTTTGCGGAGAAAACCTTCTTGCCGCAGATTGTGACGGGCTTGAAGACTACCTTCAGCAGTATGCTGCAAAAGGGCGTGACGCTGCAATATCCTGAGGAGCGGCCAACCATCCCAGATAATTATCGGGGCGTGCCCACTTTGGTCAAGGACCCCAATGGGCGCGAGAAATGCGTGTCCTGCCAATTGTGTGAGTTTGTGTGCCCCCCTAAGGCGATTCGAATTACACCCGGCGCGATCGATGCAGAAGCCGAGCCTGAGCGTGCGCACGTGGAGAAGGCTCCGCAGGAGTTTGATATCAACATGCTGCGGTGTATTTATTGCGGCCTGTGCCAGGAGGTTTGCCCCGAAGAGGCGATTTTTCTACAGGATATTTTCTCACTTTCCGGTTATTCTCGTGAGGAGATGATCAACAACAAGCAAAAGCTCTATGAACTCGGTGGTACCTTGCCTGATAAGCATTTTAAGTGGGACAAGAAGAAAGCCGCCGAAGCCACTGGTAACGCACATTAA
- a CDS encoding NADH-quinone oxidoreductase subunit J family protein gives MIDLLFYIFAAITLISALLMVVSPNAVNSAMCMIVSFVATAGMFVLLEAYFLAVIQILVYAGAVMVLFLFIIMLLDVDKETNQILKDKLTLGASIIGFALLVVMICSAFCGNQHLPETTLLPVLENPTGEGIGIPFTTSAKSFGYSLFTKYMLPFQVTGFLLLSAMIGVIVVSKKHKEN, from the coding sequence ATGATAGACCTACTTTTTTACATTTTTGCAGCAATCACGCTGATTTCGGCATTGCTGATGGTCGTGAGTCCGAATGCGGTGAATAGTGCCATGTGTATGATCGTCTCCTTTGTCGCTACGGCGGGGATGTTTGTGCTGTTGGAAGCTTACTTCCTGGCTGTGATTCAGATTCTGGTCTACGCAGGCGCGGTTATGGTGCTGTTCCTCTTTATCATCATGCTGCTGGATGTTGATAAAGAGACGAATCAGATCCTGAAAGATAAGCTCACTCTAGGAGCATCTATCATCGGCTTTGCACTTTTGGTGGTTATGATTTGTTCTGCATTTTGTGGCAACCAACATCTGCCGGAAACAACCTTGCTACCTGTTTTAGAGAATCCGACAGGTGAGGGCATCGGTATACCTTTCACCACCTCCGCCAAGTCCTTTGGTTACAGCTTGTTCACTAAATACATGCTGCCCTTCCAGGTCACCGGCTTCTTACTGTTGTCCGCCATGATCGGCGTCATCGTTGTCTCGAAGAAACACAAGGAGAATTAG
- the nuoK gene encoding NADH-quinone oxidoreductase subunit NuoK: MTVGINAFILVAGLLFAIGLLGVILRKNTLIIYMSLELMLNAVNLALVAFSRYNGTMDGNLFVFFIITVAAAEVAIGLAIIVALFRLRQTVMVDQLTSLSR, translated from the coding sequence ATGACTGTTGGTATAAACGCTTTTATATTGGTTGCCGGATTGCTTTTCGCAATCGGTTTACTCGGAGTGATTCTTCGCAAGAATACGCTGATTATCTACATGTCGCTGGAGCTAATGCTCAATGCAGTGAACCTCGCTCTAGTCGCGTTTTCCCGCTACAACGGCACGATGGATGGTAACCTTTTCGTCTTTTTTATTATCACGGTGGCGGCTGCTGAAGTCGCTATTGGCCTTGCCATTATCGTTGCGCTCTTCCGTCTGCGCCAAACGGTGATGGTCGATCAACTCACCTCCTTGAGTCGCTAG
- the nuoL gene encoding NADH-quinone oxidoreductase subunit L, whose amino-acid sequence MTAAQSLLAVLLTPLLSAVLIAFFCRRMGKLASAISVVAAAGIFVFSLFAIRAAAGEDVMISWDWLNLGDYSVSMGFLFDGVSATMLMMVGAVGFLIHVFSLGYMADDKGRARFFGGLSIFMFSMLGIVLADNLIMIFVFWELVGFSSYMLIGHYLDTDEAAAASKKAFIVNRVGDFGFLIGIVYAYWHFGTTNLSEMHGIIAANSDLISGCIAALLMCGFIGKSAQFPLHVWLPDAMAGPTPVSALIHAATMVAAGVYFLIRIQFLFTPEVLTFIAWLGTSVAVYAGFCAYGQNDIKKILAYSTLSQLGYMSAAFGLGYPGVALFHLITHAFFKALLFLSAGSVIHGCHHEQDIFKMGGLLKKMPITAITFLLGTLALCGVVGLAGFYSKDAILVAAGLQSVPIFILLTLGAFLTAGYMGRLFWIAFLGQPKSEAASHAKESPLTMLVPLIVLAVLSVAGGWIGFWPEQLGGLIKDNLEHLHHLPGHDAMHTKVLLLGSAAWLVGLALSLFFYRVGAKEDRLEKTAAPVYGFLKSRLWFDEIYGYYVAKIQQRFALFLSFIDVFVIKGIFVRGSAGLVGLVGMCSRSLHDGNIHSYVYWFLAGLVLLWAVASGLL is encoded by the coding sequence ATGACCGCCGCTCAATCTCTTCTCGCTGTTCTTCTCACGCCGCTGCTATCCGCAGTATTGATTGCATTCTTTTGTCGTCGTATGGGCAAGCTCGCTTCGGCGATCTCCGTCGTGGCCGCTGCAGGGATCTTTGTCTTTTCACTGTTCGCCATTCGTGCTGCCGCCGGTGAGGATGTCATGATCTCCTGGGACTGGCTCAACTTGGGCGACTATAGCGTGTCGATGGGCTTTCTCTTCGACGGCGTCTCGGCCACCATGCTGATGATGGTGGGGGCAGTAGGCTTCTTGATCCACGTCTTTAGCTTAGGCTACATGGCTGACGATAAGGGACGCGCCCGTTTCTTTGGTGGTCTGTCAATTTTCATGTTCTCTATGCTGGGAATCGTGTTGGCGGATAATTTGATCATGATCTTTGTCTTTTGGGAGTTGGTTGGTTTCAGCTCTTATATGTTGATCGGACACTATTTGGATACCGACGAAGCGGCTGCTGCATCGAAGAAAGCTTTTATTGTGAATCGGGTCGGGGACTTTGGCTTTTTAATCGGCATTGTTTACGCCTACTGGCATTTCGGCACCACTAACCTTAGCGAGATGCACGGCATCATCGCTGCCAATAGTGATCTGATTAGCGGTTGCATTGCGGCGCTGCTAATGTGTGGCTTCATTGGTAAGTCGGCTCAATTCCCGCTGCATGTTTGGTTGCCTGATGCGATGGCGGGGCCGACTCCGGTCTCCGCTTTGATTCACGCGGCGACCATGGTGGCGGCAGGTGTTTACTTCCTGATTCGGATTCAGTTTCTGTTCACCCCCGAAGTGCTGACATTTATTGCCTGGCTGGGCACCTCAGTCGCTGTCTATGCTGGATTCTGTGCATACGGCCAGAATGACATTAAGAAGATCCTTGCTTACTCGACTCTTTCGCAGCTCGGCTATATGTCGGCGGCCTTCGGTTTGGGCTACCCCGGCGTGGCGCTCTTCCATCTGATCACCCACGCGTTCTTCAAGGCGCTGCTATTCCTATCGGCAGGTTCCGTGATTCACGGCTGCCATCACGAGCAGGACATCTTCAAAATGGGCGGCCTGCTCAAGAAAATGCCGATCACCGCGATCACTTTCTTGCTCGGCACTTTGGCACTCTGTGGTGTGGTCGGTTTGGCTGGTTTTTATTCGAAAGACGCGATCTTGGTGGCCGCTGGATTGCAAAGTGTGCCGATTTTTATCTTGTTAACGCTGGGAGCCTTCTTGACGGCCGGCTACATGGGGCGTCTTTTCTGGATTGCTTTCCTTGGGCAGCCTAAGTCCGAAGCCGCATCGCATGCCAAGGAGAGTCCGCTGACCATGCTAGTGCCATTGATCGTGTTGGCGGTGCTTTCGGTCGCTGGTGGTTGGATCGGTTTTTGGCCGGAACAACTGGGTGGTCTGATTAAAGATAACCTGGAGCACCTACACCATCTGCCAGGACACGACGCGATGCACACCAAGGTGCTCCTGCTCGGTTCGGCTGCATGGTTAGTTGGTCTGGCGCTCTCACTGTTCTTTTACCGAGTGGGTGCTAAAGAGGATCGTCTCGAAAAGACGGCGGCGCCGGTTTATGGCTTTCTAAAATCACGCCTTTGGTTTGATGAGATTTACGGCTACTATGTGGCTAAGATTCAGCAGCGCTTCGCGCTTTTCCTCAGTTTTATAGATGTCTTTGTGATCAAGGGCATATTTGTGCGTGGGAGTGCAGGCCTGGTTGGGCTGGTCGGCATGTGCTCGCGATCCTTACACGATGGTAACATTCACAGTTACGTTTATTGGTTCCTCGCCGGTCTGGTTCTTCTCTGGGCGGTCGCTTCCGGACTTCTGTAA